One Dromiciops gliroides isolate mDroGli1 chromosome 3, mDroGli1.pri, whole genome shotgun sequence DNA segment encodes these proteins:
- the LOC122746242 gene encoding LOW QUALITY PROTEIN: zinc finger protein 850-like (The sequence of the model RefSeq protein was modified relative to this genomic sequence to represent the inferred CDS: substituted 1 base at 1 genomic stop codon), whose translation MRYQKIHIGKKFFKCNECEKTFTKSYSLATHQRIHTGEKPYECNHCGKAFTKTSSLANHEKIHTEEKLYECKQCGKAFTERSKLAAHQRIHTGEKPYECNQCGKAFIVRSSLATHQRIHTGEKPYACNHCGKAFRLSSSLAAHQRIHTGEKPYECSHCGKCFRVSSHLASHQRIHTGEKPYECHQCGKAFTVRSSLATHQRIHTGEKPYECNQCGKPFTKRSSLANHEKIHTGEKPYECYQCGKAFTERSNLAKHKRIHTGEKPYECNQCGKAFTVSSSLVAHQRIHAGEKPYECKPCGNAFTVSSNLAAHQRVHTREKPYECSHCGKGFRLSSSLTLHQRIHTGEKLYECNQCGKTFTQRSHLALHQRIHTGEKPYECNQCGKAFTYSFNLATHQRIHTGEKPYECNQCGKAFTVSSSLTAHQRVHTGEKPYECSHCGKGFRLSSSLTLHQRIHTGEKPYECNQCGKAFTVSSSLTAHQRIHTGDKPYECSHCGKCFRVSSHLAKHERIHTGEKPYECCHCGKGFREGSSLAKHLRIHTGEKPYECCHCGKSFREGSYLAKHLRIHTGEKPYACNQCGKAFTQSSSLAAHQRIHTGEKPYECNQCGKAFTVSSSFAAHQRIHTAKKPXECNHCGKTFRQ comes from the coding sequence ATGAGGTATCAGAAGATTCACATtggaaaaaagttttttaaatgtaatgagTGTGAAAAGACTTTCACAAAGAGCTACAGTCTTGcaacacatcagagaatccacactggagaaaaaccttatgaatgtaatcactgtggaaaggctttcacaaagACATCAAGTCTTGCTAATCATGAGAAAATCCACACTGAAGAGAAactttatgaatgtaaacagtgtggaaaggCATTCACAGAGAGGTCCAaacttgctgcacatcagagaatccacactggagaaaaaccttatgaatgtaatcagtgtggaaaagcTTTCATAGTGCGATCCAGTCTTGCTACACATCAGAGAatacacactggagagaaaccttatgcatGTAATCactgtggaaaggcttttagattgagctccagtcttgctgcacatcagagaatccacactggagagaaaccttatgaatgtagtcATTGTGGAAAGTGTTTTAGAGTTAGCTCACATCTTGCttcacatcagagaatccacactggagagaaaccttatgaatgtcatcagtgtggaaaggctttcacagtgCGATCCAGTCTTGctacacatcagagaatccacactggagagaaaccttatgaatgtaatcagtgtgggaagCCTTTCACAAAGAGATCCAGTCTTGCTAATCATGAGAAaatccatactggagaaaaaccttatgaatgttatcagtgtggaaaggctttcacagagaGGTCCAATCTTGCTAAGCAtaagagaattcacactggagagaaaccttatgaatgtaatcagtgtggaaaggctttcactgTGAGCTCCAGTCttgttgcacatcagagaatccacgctggagagaaaccttatgaatgtaaaccaTGTGGAAATGCTTTCACAGTAAGCTccaatcttgctgcacatcagagagttcacactagagagaaaccttatgaatgtagtcATTGTGGAAAGGGTTTTAGATTGAGCTCCAGTCTTACTTTACATCAGAggatccacactggagagaaactttatgaatgtaatcagtgtggaaagactttcacacagaGATCCCATCTTGCtttacatcagagaatccacactggagagaaaccttatgaatgtaatcagtgtggaaaggctttcacataCAGCTTCAATCTTGctacacatcagagaatccacactggagagaaaccttatgaatgtaatcagtgtggaaaggctttcacagtaAGCTCCAGTCTTACTGCACATCAGAgagttcacactggagagaaaccttatgaatgtagtcATTGTGGAAAGGGTTTTAGATTGAGCTCCAGTCTTACtttacatcagagaatccacactggagagaaaccttatgaatgtaatcaatgtggaaaggcttttacagTAAGTTCCAGTCTtactgcacatcagagaatccacactggagacaaaccttatgaatgtagtcATTGTGGAAAGTGTTTTAGAGTTAGTTCCCATCTTGCTAAGCatgagagaatccacactggagagaaaccttatgaatgttgTCATTGTGGAAAGGGCTTTCGAGAGGGCTCCAGTCTTGCTAAACATTtaagaatccatactggagagaaaccttatgaatgttgTCATTGTGGAAAGAGTTTTCGAGAGGGCTCCTATCTTGCTAAGCATTtaagaatccacactggagagaaaccttatgcatgtaatcagtgtggaaaggctttcacacagagttccagtcttgctgcacatcagagaatccacactggagagaaaccttatgaatgtaatcagtgtggaaaggctttcacagtaAGCTCCAGttttgctgcacatcagagaatccacacggCAAAGAAACCTTAGGAATGTAATCATTGTGGTAAAACCTTCAGGCAATAA